One Polaribacter sp. KT25b DNA segment encodes these proteins:
- a CDS encoding alpha/beta fold hydrolase, translated as MKENNILHSIIQGEGNPLLILHGYFGSSDNWKTLGNKFAEDFQVHIIDQRNHGRSFHEDEFNYEVLVADLYNYIQFHQLEKIYLIGHSMGGKTAMLFAVTYPDLVDKLIVVDISPKEYQPHHNAILAGLNSIDFLIQNSRKLVDEQLSKFIPEFGVRQFLMKNVYWREKGVLDFRFNLKSLTENNVEVGKALPVGSVFRKPTLFLKGEKSGYILLSEQIIIDTYFPNNKVVEIANAGHWLHAENPKQFYDEVCNFLK; from the coding sequence ATGAAAGAAAATAATATTTTACATTCCATAATTCAAGGCGAAGGAAATCCGTTATTAATTTTACATGGGTATTTTGGATCAAGCGATAATTGGAAAACGTTAGGAAATAAATTTGCAGAAGATTTTCAAGTTCATATTATTGATCAACGAAATCACGGAAGAAGTTTTCATGAAGATGAGTTTAATTATGAAGTTTTAGTAGCTGATTTGTATAATTATATACAGTTTCATCAGTTAGAAAAAATCTATTTAATTGGGCATTCTATGGGAGGAAAGACAGCAATGTTATTTGCTGTAACCTATCCAGATTTGGTTGATAAATTAATTGTTGTAGATATTTCGCCTAAAGAATATCAGCCACATCATAATGCAATTTTAGCGGGTTTAAATTCTATTGATTTTTTAATTCAGAATTCAAGAAAACTGGTTGATGAGCAACTTTCTAAGTTTATTCCAGAGTTTGGAGTTCGTCAATTTTTGATGAAAAATGTGTATTGGAGAGAAAAAGGAGTTTTAGATTTTAGATTTAATTTAAAATCATTAACAGAAAATAATGTTGAAGTTGGTAAAGCTTTGCCTGTTGGTTCTGTTTTTAGAAAACCAACATTGTTTTTAAAAGGAGAAAAATCTGGTTATATTTTATTATCAGAACAAATAATTATTGATACTTATTTTCCTAACAACAAAGTTGTAGAAATTGCAAATGCTGG
- a CDS encoding pyridoxine 5'-phosphate synthase: protein MTKLSVNINKIATLRNSRGGNVPNLLKVAADIEEFGAQGITIHPRPDERHIRYQDARDLKNIVTTEYNIEGNPVKSFMDLVLELKPTQVTLVPDAVNAITSNAGWDTIKHQSFLQEVIAEFKNNGIRTSIFIDTDAKLIEAAAKTGADRIELYTEDFATQFDLGNKNVIKSYTEAAILAHKLGLGINAGHDLSLDNIQFFKENIPNLDEVSIGHALIAESLYLGLENVVNMYLHRLK, encoded by the coding sequence ATGACAAAGTTAAGTGTAAATATTAATAAAATTGCAACTTTACGTAATTCAAGGGGTGGAAATGTGCCGAATTTATTAAAAGTTGCTGCTGATATTGAAGAATTTGGTGCACAAGGAATTACAATTCATCCAAGACCAGATGAACGCCATATTCGTTATCAAGATGCTAGAGATTTAAAAAACATTGTTACAACAGAGTATAATATTGAAGGAAATCCTGTAAAATCTTTTATGGATTTGGTATTAGAACTTAAGCCAACGCAAGTTACTTTAGTGCCAGATGCTGTAAATGCAATCACTTCAAATGCTGGTTGGGATACCATTAAACATCAATCTTTTTTACAAGAAGTTATTGCTGAATTTAAAAATAACGGAATTAGAACTTCAATTTTTATTGATACGGATGCAAAGTTGATCGAAGCTGCTGCAAAAACCGGTGCAGATAGAATTGAATTGTACACAGAAGATTTTGCAACTCAGTTTGATTTAGGAAATAAAAATGTGATTAAATCGTATACAGAAGCTGCAATTTTAGCGCATAAATTAGGTTTAGGTATTAATGCTGGTCATGATTTGAGTTTAGATAATATTCAGTTTTTTAAAGAAAACATTCCTAATTTAGACGAAGTTTCTATTGGTCATGCACTAATTGCAGAAAGTTTGTATTTAGGATTAGAGAACGTTGTAAATATGTATTTACATCGATTAAAGTAG
- a CDS encoding CBS domain-containing protein — MNTNDYILKDISAFRLNDSVKSAQNLFKNFPITHFPVVDNDKLLGSFAEEDAQTIENKEDTLEEYTYLLNPFFADEKATVIELIKIFADNNATIIPVLNADKNYIGYYDLNDILEVFAASPFMLEESKILIVEKLENDYSMSEIAQITETNGGKILGSYISERKNGFVQLTLKIVADEINEIMHTFRRYDYKIISTHENDIYLEDLKNRSEYLQKYLEM, encoded by the coding sequence ATGAACACAAACGATTACATATTAAAAGATATTTCAGCATTTCGTTTAAACGATAGTGTAAAAAGTGCACAAAATTTATTTAAAAACTTTCCTATAACTCATTTTCCGGTTGTAGATAACGATAAACTATTGGGATCTTTTGCAGAAGAAGATGCGCAAACTATCGAAAATAAAGAAGACACTTTAGAAGAATACACCTATTTATTAAATCCTTTTTTTGCTGATGAAAAAGCAACAGTTATAGAATTGATAAAGATTTTTGCAGATAATAATGCAACTATAATTCCGGTTTTAAATGCTGATAAAAACTACATTGGTTATTACGATTTAAACGATATTTTAGAAGTTTTTGCAGCAAGCCCTTTTATGCTTGAAGAAAGCAAAATTTTAATTGTAGAAAAATTAGAAAATGATTATTCTATGAGTGAAATTGCACAAATTACTGAAACAAATGGTGGCAAAATTTTAGGAAGCTATATTTCTGAAAGAAAGAATGGCTTTGTTCAACTTACATTAAAAATAGTTGCTGATGAAATAAATGAAATAATGCATACTTTTAGACGATATGATTACAAAATTATTTCAACCCATGAAAATGATATTTATTTAGAAGATTTAAAAAACAGATCTGAATATTTACAAAAATATCTAGAAATGTAA
- a CDS encoding NAD kinase: MKKVAIYGQSYSISAEKEIQILLDVLQENNISCLIEQQFYKLLVEENVLEKKYNTFSHFSDLNNSFDAFFTLGGDGTILRAVTYIRDLGIPILGINTGRLGFLATINKNSIKESVELILKGEFKIQERTLLSIKTIPELEQFNELNFALNEVTIARKNTTSMIGVRTCLNKEYLTNYWADGLIIATPTGSTGYSLSCNGPVISPGSKNLVITPIAPHNLSARSMVISDETSIQLTIDSREKDFLISLDSRISSVPKNTKVYIEKANFTIKSITPNNQSFLKTLRSKLLWGEDTRNETNL, from the coding sequence ATGAAGAAAGTTGCAATTTACGGTCAATCATATTCCATTTCTGCAGAGAAAGAAATTCAAATTTTACTAGATGTACTCCAAGAAAATAATATTAGCTGCTTAATTGAACAACAGTTTTACAAATTATTAGTTGAAGAAAATGTTTTAGAAAAAAAATATAATACTTTTTCACATTTTTCTGATTTAAACAATTCTTTTGATGCCTTTTTTACTTTAGGAGGAGACGGAACCATTTTAAGAGCTGTAACTTATATAAGAGATTTAGGAATTCCTATTTTAGGTATTAATACAGGTAGATTAGGTTTCTTAGCAACTATCAACAAAAATTCTATAAAAGAAAGTGTAGAACTAATTTTAAAAGGCGAATTTAAAATTCAAGAAAGAACACTACTTTCTATTAAAACAATACCCGAACTAGAACAATTTAACGAACTTAATTTTGCTTTAAACGAAGTTACAATAGCAAGAAAAAACACCACCTCTATGATTGGCGTTAGAACCTGTTTAAACAAAGAATATTTAACAAATTATTGGGCAGACGGCTTAATCATTGCCACACCAACAGGTTCTACAGGTTATTCTTTAAGCTGTAATGGCCCAGTAATTTCTCCTGGCTCAAAAAACCTAGTTATCACACCAATTGCACCACATAATTTAAGTGCAAGATCTATGGTTATTTCTGATGAAACAAGCATTCAACTCACTATAGATTCTAGAGAAAAAGATTTTTTAATTTCTTTAGATTCGAGAATAAGCTCTGTACCTAAAAACACTAAAGTTTATATAGAAAAAGCAAATTTTACAATTAAAAGTATTACTCCCAATAATCAATCTTTTCTAAAAACCTTACGAAGTAAATTATTATGGGGAGAAGATACAAGAAATGAAACCAATCTTTAA
- a CDS encoding DUF6089 family protein codes for MYEAGITIGGSNYVGDIGRTDYIYPNKIAGAAFFKYNWNPRIALRATYSYLPIEANDIDADTDFKRDRNLDFKNTINELAVGLEYNFYEYDLSTPGKTWTPYILLELAAFNYNYVVSEPQPNQYEFDSKNSISVPFGIGFKSKISGSFAFALEAKFRYTFEDDLDYTTDKIAKLDFEGTGNDWYMFTGFSLIYTFGRPACYTNGL; via the coding sequence ATGTACGAAGCAGGAATAACTATTGGTGGCTCTAATTATGTTGGAGATATTGGCAGAACCGATTACATTTACCCAAATAAAATCGCTGGGGCAGCTTTTTTTAAATACAATTGGAACCCAAGAATAGCCTTAAGAGCAACTTATAGTTATTTACCTATTGAGGCTAATGATATCGATGCAGATACAGATTTTAAAAGAGATAGAAATTTAGACTTTAAAAATACAATAAACGAATTGGCTGTAGGTTTAGAATATAATTTTTATGAATACGATTTATCAACACCTGGTAAAACTTGGACCCCTTATATTCTTTTAGAACTAGCAGCATTTAACTACAATTATGTTGTTTCAGAACCACAGCCAAACCAATATGAATTTGATTCTAAAAACTCAATTTCAGTCCCTTTTGGCATAGGATTTAAATCAAAAATATCTGGTTCTTTTGCTTTTGCTTTAGAAGCAAAATTTAGATATACCTTTGAAGATGATTTAGATTACACAACAGATAAAATAGCAAAACTAGATTTTGAAGGCACAGGTAATGATTGGTATATGTTTACAGGTTTTTCATTAATTTATACTTTTGGACGACCTGCTTGTTACACTAACGGATTATAA
- a CDS encoding isoprenyl transferase, producing MDKKLRIDLQRVPKHVAIIMDGNGRWAKGKGMNRIFGHKNALTAVRESIESAAEIGVEAITLYAFSTENWNRPKMEVDALMQLLIKSLKKELPTFQKNEVKVNAIGNIESLPENAQKTLTEVRELTKNNSRIILTLALSYGSREEIVKAIKNISKKVVNKELDLENIDENTINNHLYTFNLPNVDLMIRTSGEQRISNFLLWQMAYAELYFTNILWPDFRQEHFYDAIIEYQNRERRFGKTSEQLTE from the coding sequence ATGGATAAAAAACTACGCATCGATTTACAGAGAGTTCCTAAACACGTTGCCATTATTATGGATGGTAATGGTCGTTGGGCAAAAGGTAAAGGAATGAATAGAATTTTTGGTCATAAAAACGCACTAACAGCTGTAAGAGAGTCTATTGAATCTGCTGCAGAAATTGGTGTAGAAGCAATTACTCTTTATGCTTTTTCTACAGAAAATTGGAATCGACCTAAAATGGAAGTAGATGCTTTAATGCAGCTTCTTATTAAATCTCTTAAAAAAGAACTACCTACTTTTCAAAAAAACGAAGTAAAAGTAAATGCAATTGGTAACATTGAAAGTTTACCAGAAAACGCACAAAAAACTTTAACAGAAGTACGTGAACTTACAAAAAATAATTCTAGAATCATTTTAACTTTAGCACTAAGTTATGGCTCAAGAGAAGAAATTGTTAAAGCAATCAAAAACATATCTAAAAAAGTTGTTAATAAAGAGCTCGATTTAGAAAATATTGATGAAAATACTATTAATAACCATTTATATACATTTAATTTGCCCAATGTAGATTTGATGATAAGAACTAGTGGAGAACAACGCATTAGTAATTTCTTATTATGGCAAATGGCATATGCCGAATTATATTTTACAAATATACTTTGGCCAGATTTTAGACAAGAACATTTTTATGATGCAATCATAGAATATCAGAACAGAGAAAGACGATTTGGAAAAACTAGCGAACAACTTACAGAATAA
- the bamA gene encoding outer membrane protein assembly factor BamA, producing MEKLANNLQNKVSKKLFSAVLVPFALLFTFNSTAQTVKDTIINNNISFEKGKEYILGGITVTGLKKFSEETVKVFTGLRDGQTIKLPGDKLTSSIKKLYESKQFSNVDVYLAKLDGETVYLQFDVQELPQLNKVKITGVKKSKAKELIKDAELKLGAMLTDNLIVTTKNYITKKYTDKGFLKTKVNLDVQKDSSDINSVNINVFVDKGSKIKIKDIVFTGNKELSDKKLRKVMSNTKRKFIGRFWKGSKYIEEDYQEDLESILDKYSRLGFRDARILSDNISWNDDNTININIDLEEGKQYRFADILFVGNKEYSDNQLRAILRIEKGDVYNGAVLKERVKGDGSPTSEDLSTMYQDSGFLFSQVNAVETKVQNDSITVEIRIREDDKARIKKVTVSGNDKTNDHVIFRELRVKPGDLFSRSAIIRSIREIGQLGFFDQNVTPDVVPDYQNKTADIDFTVAEKGGSQIELQGGYGGGSFIGTLGLSFNNFSIRNLFNKDAYKPLPMGDGQSLSLRLQTSRTFNTYSFSFTEPWLGGRKPKSLSFSIYSSNQYQYDYTTGDVNKDQSLGIIGASIGLGQRLNWPDDFFQLSQTISYQSFKLNNYGFQVGTDILNEGTLNNLSYNAAISRNSAGPSLIFPTYGSEFSLAVKATLPYSLFTNKDYDNLDPQEKYKWLEYYKFTAKGKWYTAFTDKLVLMTNAEMGYLGYYNSELGQNPFERYYVGGDGISQFQLDGRETVGLRGYENNRLSSSEGGTIFNKFQLELRYSITDSPAASIYTLGFLEGGNSYDNFDTFNPFEIKRSAGLGVRIFMPAFGLLGIDFAHGFDPLPGETEKSGWQTHFIIGRQF from the coding sequence TTGGAAAAACTAGCGAACAACTTACAGAATAAAGTTTCTAAGAAATTATTTTCTGCTGTATTAGTGCCTTTTGCACTATTATTTACTTTTAATTCTACTGCACAAACAGTAAAAGACACCATAATTAACAACAATATTTCATTCGAAAAAGGAAAGGAATACATATTAGGTGGCATAACTGTAACTGGTTTAAAGAAATTTAGCGAAGAAACAGTAAAAGTTTTTACCGGATTAAGAGACGGTCAAACAATAAAGTTACCAGGAGACAAACTTACAAGTTCTATAAAAAAACTATACGAAAGTAAACAGTTTAGTAATGTAGATGTATATCTAGCAAAACTAGATGGAGAAACAGTGTATCTACAGTTTGATGTACAAGAACTACCTCAATTAAATAAGGTTAAAATTACAGGTGTAAAAAAATCTAAAGCCAAAGAACTTATAAAAGATGCCGAGTTAAAACTTGGCGCCATGCTTACAGACAATTTAATTGTAACTACCAAAAACTATATTACTAAAAAATATACAGATAAAGGATTTCTAAAAACAAAAGTTAATTTAGATGTACAAAAAGACTCTTCAGATATTAATTCTGTTAATATTAATGTATTTGTAGATAAAGGATCTAAAATAAAAATAAAAGACATAGTTTTTACAGGTAATAAAGAATTATCAGACAAAAAACTTAGAAAAGTAATGTCTAACACCAAAAGAAAATTTATTGGTCGTTTTTGGAAAGGATCTAAATATATAGAAGAAGATTATCAAGAAGATTTGGAAAGTATTTTAGACAAATATAGTAGACTAGGGTTTAGAGATGCTCGTATTTTAAGTGATAATATTTCTTGGAATGATGATAATACAATTAATATAAATATTGATTTAGAAGAAGGTAAACAGTATCGATTTGCTGATATTTTATTTGTAGGGAATAAAGAATATTCAGACAATCAATTAAGAGCTATTTTAAGGATAGAAAAAGGAGACGTTTATAATGGGGCTGTTTTAAAAGAACGTGTAAAAGGAGATGGAAGCCCAACATCCGAAGATTTATCAACCATGTATCAAGATTCTGGATTCTTGTTTTCTCAAGTAAATGCAGTAGAAACTAAAGTACAAAATGATTCTATAACTGTAGAAATTAGAATTAGAGAAGATGATAAAGCAAGAATTAAAAAAGTAACTGTTTCTGGAAACGACAAAACAAATGATCATGTAATATTTAGAGAATTACGTGTTAAGCCAGGAGATTTATTTAGTAGAAGTGCAATTATTAGATCTATTAGAGAAATTGGTCAATTAGGTTTCTTTGATCAAAATGTAACTCCAGATGTTGTTCCAGATTATCAAAATAAAACAGCAGACATAGATTTTACTGTTGCAGAAAAAGGTGGTAGCCAAATAGAATTACAAGGTGGTTATGGAGGTGGTTCTTTCATTGGTACTTTAGGTTTATCTTTTAATAATTTTTCTATTAGAAACCTATTTAATAAAGACGCATACAAACCATTACCTATGGGAGATGGTCAAAGTTTATCTTTACGACTACAAACAAGTAGAACATTTAACACATATAGTTTTTCATTTACAGAACCTTGGTTAGGAGGTAGAAAACCAAAATCATTGTCATTTTCTATTTATTCTTCTAATCAATATCAGTATGATTACACAACAGGTGATGTAAATAAAGATCAAAGTTTAGGTATTATTGGTGCTTCTATAGGTTTAGGGCAACGTTTAAATTGGCCTGATGATTTCTTTCAACTTTCTCAAACTATTAGCTACCAAAGCTTCAAACTAAATAATTATGGTTTTCAAGTAGGAACAGATATTTTAAATGAAGGAACATTAAATAACTTATCTTATAATGCAGCTATTAGCAGAAACTCTGCAGGACCTAGTTTAATTTTCCCTACATATGGATCAGAATTTTCACTAGCTGTTAAAGCGACTTTGCCTTATTCTTTATTTACAAATAAAGATTATGACAATTTAGATCCACAAGAAAAATATAAATGGTTAGAGTATTATAAATTTACTGCTAAAGGTAAATGGTATACAGCATTTACAGATAAATTAGTTTTAATGACTAATGCAGAAATGGGATATTTAGGATACTATAATTCTGAATTAGGTCAAAATCCATTTGAAAGATACTATGTAGGTGGAGATGGTATTTCTCAATTTCAGCTAGATGGAAGAGAAACTGTAGGATTAAGAGGTTATGAAAATAATAGATTATCATCTTCTGAAGGTGGTACAATTTTTAATAAATTTCAATTAGAATTAAGATATTCTATAACAGATTCTCCTGCTGCTTCGATATATACACTAGGATTTTTAGAAGGTGGTAATTCTTATGACAATTTTGACACTTTTAATCCGTTTGAAATAAAACGTTCAGCAGGATTAGGTGTAAGAATATTTATGCCTGCATTTGGTCTACTAGGTATAGATTTTGCTCATGGGTTTGATCCTTTACCTGGAGAAACAGAAAAATCTGGCTGGCAAACACATTTTATTATCGGAAGACAATTCTAG
- a CDS encoding OmpH family outer membrane protein — MKKIFLLVVLLFTATNFWSQRNQIIAYIDMEYILENVPEYIQAQNTLDAKVAKWKNNLDKQARHIEVLKSDLANEKAILTKDLIEEKEEEIEIKQVELRRLESLYFGPNGDMFLVRKQLVKPIQDQVYNAIQSIAARKKYDFVFDKSSELVMLYSNKKYDISELVLSTIDRTRLSKEKKELMNKKSNTPNEDLTDRQKELLEQKENAKNKKEEALAKKAAENKAKKDAIAEKRAALIKKREEQRKILREKKEALRKKKEEEKKEQEENENN, encoded by the coding sequence ATGAAAAAAATATTTTTATTAGTCGTTCTTTTATTTACAGCAACAAATTTTTGGTCACAAAGAAATCAGATAATTGCATATATTGATATGGAATATATTCTAGAAAATGTTCCCGAATATATTCAAGCACAAAATACTTTAGATGCAAAAGTAGCTAAATGGAAAAACAATTTAGATAAACAAGCACGTCATATCGAGGTTTTGAAATCTGACTTAGCAAATGAAAAAGCAATTTTAACGAAAGATTTAATTGAAGAAAAAGAAGAAGAAATAGAAATTAAACAAGTTGAATTAAGAAGGTTAGAGTCTTTATATTTTGGCCCAAATGGCGATATGTTTTTAGTAAGAAAACAATTAGTTAAGCCAATTCAAGATCAAGTTTATAATGCAATACAAAGTATAGCAGCAAGAAAAAAATATGATTTTGTATTTGATAAATCAAGTGAGTTGGTTATGCTATATTCAAATAAAAAATACGATATTAGCGAGCTTGTTTTATCTACCATCGATCGAACTAGATTATCAAAAGAAAAAAAGGAATTGATGAACAAAAAATCAAATACTCCTAATGAAGATCTAACAGACAGACAAAAAGAATTATTAGAACAAAAAGAAAACGCAAAGAATAAAAAAGAAGAAGCGTTAGCTAAAAAAGCTGCCGAAAATAAAGCTAAAAAAGATGCAATAGCAGAAAAACGAGCTGCTCTTATAAAGAAAAGAGAAGAACAAAGAAAAATTTTAAGAGAGAAAAAAGAAGCTCTTAGAAAAAAGAAAGAAGAAGAGAAGAAAGAACAAGAGGAAAACGAAAATAATTAA
- a CDS encoding OmpH family outer membrane protein, with protein sequence MKNLKTLLLIAVFTLGLGGVANAQKIGHINYQRVIVNMPEARALQVTLEKLGKTYQDEIETMGKKIEAKRTKYTAEQNSQTPQINESRAQEVQQEIARYQQLRQTAAADIQQREQDGLKPISEKAQKAINEIAASKGILYVLEENSLIVKKGEDLYDAVKAKLGLLKDLPRPTAENK encoded by the coding sequence ATGAAAAATTTAAAAACGTTACTATTAATCGCTGTATTTACTTTAGGTTTAGGTGGTGTTGCAAATGCACAAAAAATAGGGCATATAAACTACCAAAGAGTTATTGTAAATATGCCAGAAGCTAGAGCTCTACAAGTAACTTTAGAAAAGTTAGGTAAAACTTACCAAGATGAGATTGAAACTATGGGTAAGAAAATAGAAGCAAAAAGAACAAAGTATACTGCTGAGCAAAACTCTCAAACTCCGCAAATAAATGAATCTAGAGCACAAGAGGTACAACAAGAGATCGCAAGATATCAGCAATTAAGACAAACTGCAGCTGCAGATATTCAACAAAGAGAACAAGATGGTTTAAAACCAATTTCTGAAAAGGCTCAAAAAGCAATTAATGAAATTGCAGCATCTAAAGGAATACTATATGTTTTAGAAGAAAATTCTCTTATAGTTAAAAAGGGTGAAGATTTATATGATGCTGTAAAAGCTAAATTAGGTTTATTAAAAGATTTACCTAGACCTACTGCTGAAAATAAATAA
- the murI gene encoding glutamate racemase, whose product MKSNNFPIGIFDSGIGGTSIWREIKTLLPNENTIYLSDSRNAPYGEKSKQEIINLSIKNTEFLIKQNCKLIVVACNTATTNAIKILRKKYSIPFIGIEPAIKPAALKTKTNIIGILATKGTLNSKLFEKTSSTISRKITVKEKIGTGLVELIENGDIDTSKMKELLTSYLEPMLKKQVDCLVLGCTHYPYLIPVIREIVGDKIQIIDSGEAVARQTKTILEKKQLLNNTSKDGNHQFYINKDKKVLEMLISKYGKKIKINQLDF is encoded by the coding sequence ATGAAATCAAATAATTTTCCAATTGGTATTTTCGATTCAGGAATTGGTGGAACATCAATTTGGAGAGAAATTAAGACACTTTTACCTAATGAGAATACAATATATCTTTCGGATAGTAGAAATGCTCCCTACGGTGAAAAAAGCAAACAAGAGATAATTAATCTGTCTATAAAAAATACCGAATTTTTAATAAAACAAAACTGTAAATTAATTGTTGTTGCGTGCAATACAGCTACAACAAATGCTATTAAAATATTGAGGAAAAAATATTCAATTCCTTTTATTGGTATTGAGCCTGCAATAAAACCTGCTGCACTAAAAACTAAGACTAATATTATTGGAATTCTTGCCACTAAAGGAACACTTAATAGTAAATTATTTGAAAAAACTTCAAGTACTATCAGTCGAAAAATAACTGTCAAAGAAAAAATAGGAACTGGTTTAGTTGAATTAATTGAAAACGGTGACATTGATACATCTAAAATGAAAGAGTTACTAACCTCTTATTTAGAACCAATGCTTAAAAAACAAGTAGATTGTTTAGTTTTGGGATGCACACATTACCCTTATTTAATACCTGTGATAAGAGAAATAGTTGGAGATAAAATACAAATAATAGACTCTGGAGAAGCCGTAGCTAGACAAACAAAAACTATTTTAGAAAAAAAACAATTATTAAACAATACATCTAAAGATGGAAATCATCAATTTTATATAAATAAAGATAAAAAGGTTTTAGAAATGCTAATTTCTAAATATGGAAAAAAAATAAAAATCAATCAATTAGATTTTTAA
- a CDS encoding type IX secretion system membrane protein PorP/SprF: protein MKLLYINFCLLTLFFFSVKSYTQETLPIYQDYLSDNVYLVHPSAAGIGNSSKLRFTARQQWSGIPNAPALQTMSFHTRLSEDSNAGYGFVLFNDKNGYHSQKGLQGTYSYHLPMSNGTYFNQLSFGLAFTFVQNQSDQRTFTGDQAVSAIIESTSYYNADFSVAYHLGGFSSYFTVKNLLLTAKNNLNIQEPLDLRNYIFSTGYYFGEDLVVQFEPSVMLQFRESTGERIADLNIKAYKNISKTQLWAALSYRKSFDTNAIENSQFISPIIGLNFENFMFSYTYTNQMNETVLTTSGFHQISLGLNLWTRKQRASACPNINSAFGSF, encoded by the coding sequence ATGAAGTTATTATACATTAATTTTTGCTTACTTACATTGTTCTTTTTTTCTGTAAAAAGTTATACCCAAGAAACTTTACCTATTTATCAAGATTATCTTTCTGATAATGTGTATTTAGTACATCCTTCTGCAGCAGGTATTGGAAACTCTAGTAAATTGCGTTTTACTGCAAGACAACAATGGTCTGGCATACCTAATGCACCAGCTTTGCAAACTATGAGTTTTCATACTAGGTTAAGTGAGGATTCTAATGCAGGTTATGGATTTGTTCTATTTAATGATAAGAATGGATATCATTCTCAAAAAGGATTACAAGGAACTTATTCGTATCATTTACCAATGAGTAATGGTACATATTTTAATCAACTTTCTTTTGGATTGGCGTTTACTTTCGTACAAAATCAATCAGACCAAAGAACTTTTACAGGAGATCAAGCTGTTTCAGCTATTATTGAGAGTACAAGTTACTACAATGCAGATTTTAGTGTAGCATATCATTTAGGTGGATTTTCTTCTTATTTTACTGTTAAAAACTTATTGCTAACTGCTAAAAATAACTTAAATATTCAAGAACCTTTAGATTTAAGAAATTATATTTTTTCTACTGGATATTATTTTGGTGAAGATCTTGTTGTGCAATTTGAACCTTCTGTAATGTTGCAGTTTAGAGAAAGTACGGGAGAAAGAATCGCCGACTTAAATATTAAAGCATATAAAAATATTTCAAAAACTCAATTATGGGCAGCCTTGTCTTATAGAAAAAGTTTTGATACAAATGCTATCGAAAATTCCCAATTTATATCACCAATAATAGGTTTAAATTTTGAGAACTTTATGTTTTCATACACATATACAAATCAAATGAATGAAACAGTTTTAACAACTTCTGGATTTCATCAAATATCTCTTGGTTTAAATTTATGGACGAGAAAACAAAGAGCATCAGCTTGTCCTAATATTAATTCTGCTTTTGGAAGTTTTTAA
- a CDS encoding biopolymer transporter ExbD, which produces MSKFRKKKKGIPAVNTAALPDIVFMLLFFFMVTTTMRETDLRIENPRLPSASEVKKLEHKSLVCTIYVGKSKDPSRDGVGYNKIQLNDKIASAEQVPAFIINARSKVSEAEVPFMTTSIKADKESNVGTITDIRLKLRDVNALKISYSASKGGGN; this is translated from the coding sequence ATGTCTAAATTTAGAAAGAAGAAAAAAGGAATACCAGCCGTAAATACTGCTGCTCTACCGGATATCGTTTTTATGTTATTATTTTTCTTCATGGTAACAACTACTATGAGAGAAACAGACTTAAGAATTGAAAACCCAAGATTACCAAGTGCTTCTGAAGTTAAAAAATTAGAACATAAAAGTTTGGTATGTACTATTTATGTTGGTAAATCGAAAGATCCTAGCAGAGATGGAGTTGGTTATAATAAAATTCAATTAAATGATAAGATTGCTTCTGCAGAACAAGTTCCTGCATTTATCATAAATGCAAGATCCAAAGTGTCTGAAGCTGAAGTTCCATTTATGACAACTTCAATCAAAGCTGATAAAGAATCTAATGTTGGAACTATAACTGATATAAGATTAAAATTAAGAGATGTAAATGCTCTTAAAATTAGTTATTCTGCATCTAAAGGTGGAGGTAATTAA